One part of the Schistocerca piceifrons isolate TAMUIC-IGC-003096 chromosome 2, iqSchPice1.1, whole genome shotgun sequence genome encodes these proteins:
- the LOC124775726 gene encoding uncharacterized protein LOC124775726, with amino-acid sequence MSETLLLRGRTLDGDVASLVVKVSLQRGGDGALSSDGLFRRESALYTRTLPAAEAALKAAEGGAWRPLWPACPGVFGGGGGCLLLEDVVAAGFRKASSATSARGLDLEHCLVAMRGLARFHAATTRNSLQDALVEPLLRESVSFGSSQIPLLQSQTKTTVLKMAQILNRYPWFRQYKDKFLQFADTLLLRAVDAVSSCDNKLTVMLHGDFQKNNMMFQYSKEELEVIFYDYQGAHIGSPAEDLQYFLHTSTSLEVLQRHMDLLLSEYHSTLQHTLRALGLQQQADAYPLEQLRREMEQLAPVGVFCTYNLLPVMLNLEAVDFDLDTSSPNYAANVDKLLQKCYTNPEYLSFAEYLAPVFEKNCLLES; translated from the exons ATGAGCGAGACACTGCTGCTGCGGGGGCGGACACTCGACGGAGACGTGGCCAGCCTTGTGGTGAAGGTGTCTCTGCAAAGAGGCGGGGACGGCGCGCTCAGCTCCGACGGGCTGTTCCGGAGGGAGAGCGCGCTGTACACGAGGACTCTGCCCGCTGCGGAGGCGGCGCTGAAGGCTGCTGAGGGTGGCgcgtggcggccgctgtggcctgcCTGCCCGGGCGTGttcggcggcgggggcggctgccTGCTGCTGGAGGACGTGGTGGCCGCGGGCTTCCGCAAGGCCTCCAGTGCCACCTCGGCTCGCGGGCTGGATCTGGAGCACTGTCTGGTCGCCATGCGTGGGCTGGCACGCTTTCACGCTGCCACCACGAGAAATTCGCTCCAGGACGCCCTAGTCGAACCCCTGCTACGAGAGTCCGTCTCTTTTGGCTCCAGCCAGATCCCACTGCTTCAGTCGCAGACCAAGACAACCGTCCTCAAGATGGCTCAAATACTCAACCGCTATCCGTGGTTCCGGCAGTATAAGGACAAGTTCTTACAATTTGCGGACACTTTGCTGCTGCGAGCTGTTGACGCCGTTAGCAGCTGCGACAACAAACTCACTGTCATGCTGCATGGGGACTTTCAGAAGAACAATATGATGTTCCAGTACTCGAAAGAAGAGCTTGAAGTCATATTCTACGATTATCAG GGAGCCCATATCGGATCTCCAGCGGAGGACCTGCAGTACTTTCTGCACACGAGCACCAGCCTGGAGGTGCTGCAGCGGCACATGGACCTGCTGCTGTCCGAGTACCACAGCACCCTGCAGCACACGTTGCGAGCCCTGGGGCTGCAGCAACAGGCAGACGCCTACCCGCTAGAGCAGCTGAGGAGAGAGATGGAGCAGCTGGCACCAGTAGGGGTCTTCTGCACCTACAACCTGCTGCCTGTCATGCTCAACCTAGAGGCAGTCGATTTCGACCTCGATACATCGTCACCCAACTATGCAGCCAATGTGGACAAGTTGTTACAGAAATGCTACACAAATCCTGAGTATTTGTCCTTTGCCGAGTACTTGGCGCCAGTTTTTGAGAAGAACTGTCTTCTAGAAAGTTGA